A DNA window from Gigantopelta aegis isolate Gae_Host chromosome 4, Gae_host_genome, whole genome shotgun sequence contains the following coding sequences:
- the LOC121372408 gene encoding uncharacterized protein LOC121372408: protein MDGSSATTATMTTERMLSYNGATASPNMTVWNTILQNQSLTDQMNGTHPIFHPGRPNFKPTSLFLFAMELEKTGMPIALAIGITGNIFIIITFLTTPLKKHPLSNYFAAIGVSDLTFLLSSMIVWGSIQGFNIYNKIGFCQLTTYALFLSSFLAVWYIVSAHVERCMWHFSSRRRKKWCTAFRSKCIIILIAVFSMVAYLYCLWTYIAIHQCMPVPESMSHLAKLRKVEIVFSALIPMIVIVLIDIALFLKYISHRCFNREEGVSSSRSVRMSTRVSLALENNNVDLSTENAMASRTCIVAGILYICLMLPSVYIRAQMQFGERRRGPFPTPREAELMKLFEQIVRFNAIYKFFLYVLLLKNFRRALKLLFTRCCRAKRSKKSKRQYVSCCSKEKVQSPDDGNEYV from the coding sequence ATGGATGGCAGTTCTGCGACGACGGCCACGATGACCACTGAAAGGATGTTATCCTACAACGGAGCGACGGCTTCGCCCAACATGACCGTATGGAATACCATATTGCAAAACCAAAGTTTAACGGACCAAATGAACGGTACACATCCAATTTTCCACCCGGGAAGACCAAACTTTAAACCGACGTCTTTGTTCTTGTTCGCGATGGAACTGGAGAAAACGGGCATGCCCATTGCCCTGGCGATTGGAATTACGGGGAACatattcataatcatcaccTTTCTGACAACACCTCTGAAGAAGCACCCGCTGAGTAACTATTTCGCGGCCATCGGAGTTTCCGACCTGACCTTCCTACTCAGCTCCATGATAGTGTGGGGTTCGATCCAGGGATTTAACATCTACAACAAGATTGGCTTCTGCCAGCTCACCACTTACGCCTTGTTTCTGTCCAGCTTCCTGGCCGTCTGGTACATCGTCTCGGCCCACGTGGAGAGGTGCATGTGGCACTTCAGTTCGAGGAGACGCAAAAAATGGTGCACGGCGTTCCGATCCAAGTGCATTATAATACTGATCGCCGTGTTTTCGATGGTCGCCTACCTGTACTGTCTGTGGACGTACATCGCCATCCACCAGTGCATGCCGGTCCCGGAGAGCATGTCGCACCTGGCCAAGTTAAGGAAAGTCGAGATAGTTTTCTCGGCGCTCATCCCCATGATTGTCATAGTCCTCATCGACATTGCCTTATTTCTGAAGTACATCAGCCATCGATGCTTCAACAGGGAGGAAGGTGTTTCGTCATCGCGGTCCGTGAGGATGTCGACGAGGGTGAGTTTAGCGTTAGAAAACAACAACGTGGACCTGTCCACGGAGAACGCCATGGCCTCGAGGACGTGCATTGTGGCGGGGATACTGTACATCTGTCTCATGCTGCCTTCCGTGTACATCCGTGCTCAGATGCAATTCGGGGAGAGGAGGCGTGGCCCGTTCCCCACCCCCCGTGAAGCAGAGCTGATGAAGCTGTTTGAACAGATAGTGCGCTTTAACGCCATTTACAAGTTTTTCCTCTACGTGCTACTCTTGAAAAATTTCAGACGGGCGTTGAAGTTGTTATTCACAAGGTGCTGTCGGGCCAAGCGATCAAAGAAATCTAAACGTCAGTATGTTTCTTGCTGTTCGAAAGAGAAAGTTCAATCGCCTGACGATGGTAATGAGTATGTGTGA